Proteins encoded together in one Corvus hawaiiensis isolate bCorHaw1 chromosome 15, bCorHaw1.pri.cur, whole genome shotgun sequence window:
- the LOC125333565 gene encoding protocadherin gamma-A2-like isoform X1 — protein MCAAGRRWGRRQRALLWAVLLAAWEAAWGQLRYSVPEEMPKGSFVGDVAKDLGLQLPALSERGVRIVSEGRTQYFTLHGKTGHLVTAERIDREQLCRQVEKCVLRCELIVEGEMKFYEIEVEITDINDNAPSFRQAEIELRMSETTAPGSRFPLAEAHDPDSGRNSLQSYELSGDEHFSLAVQAGPGGDQRPELVLAKGLDREEAAFHELVLRAIDGGDPARTGTARIRVTVLDANDNAPVFSQAEYTVRVPEDVPVGSTLIAVTATDADEGLYGQVKYSLKKVSDIALDIFHLDYETGEITLLRSLDFEDGNYHELEVQAHDGGGLSDTTKITITVTDVNDNMPEISVRSAISEISEDAPSGTVVALLHVQDRDSGANGEVRCSIDGDVPFRLQSSHGSYYSVVTARELDREQVSEYNVTVRAADGGSPALQSSAVLALRVLDVNDNAPVFAQERYSARLAENNAAGALVLTVRATDADWGQNARVRYRLWEGRVRGAPLSSYVSVQAETGALYALRSFDYEEVRELELWVRAEDGGAPALSSNVSVRLLIVDENDNAPQVLYPPAAPPVASGKGGWSGVELAPRSSEPGALVAKVVAVDADAGQNAWLSYELAKATEPGLFRVGLHSGEVRTARFPLARDAARQSLVVVVKDHGRPALSATATLSVVLAESVAELLAELGSAAEAAAPGEPAGSLTRWLVLAVAAVSCLFVAFLLLLLALRLRRWRREQLLAADSGVLRGVPVSHFVGIDGVRAFLQSYSHEVSLTADSRKSQLRFSGGSCCDTLPARPPPDEPAPLLGEEDIAGSRPADPAPPSVSLWGRILCEMLPSAAPLFFLALFCVLSREDLQRRKFMGTLCSGASFCGGVGVGLVVNLEDVR, from the coding sequence GCGCTGGGGCCGGCGGCAGcgagctctgctctgggccgTCCTGCTGGCAGCGTGGGAGGCGGCGTGGGGGCAGCTGCGCTACTCGGTGCCCGAGGAGATGCCCAAGGGCTCGTTCGTGGGCGACGTGGCCAaggacctggggctgcagctgccggCGCTCAGCGAACGCGGCGTCCGCATTGTCTCTGAAGGTAGGACGCAGTATTTCACTCTGCACGGGAAGACGGGACATTTAGTGACGGCGGAGAGGATCGacagagagcagctgtgccGGCAGGTGGAGAAATGCGTGCTGCGCTGTGAGCTGATAGTGGAGGGTGAGATGAAGTTTTATGAAATAGAAGTGGAAATCACGGACATTAATGACAATGCCCCGAGCTTCCGACAGGCAGAAATAGAACTTAGAATGAGCGAGACGACAGCCCCGGGGTCGCGGTTTCCCCTGGCCGAGGCTCATGATCCGGACTCGGGCCGGAATTCCCTGCAGAGCTACGAGCTGAGCGGCGACGAGCACTTCTCGCTGGCCGTGCAGGCGGGCCCCGGCGGCGATCAGCGTCCCGAGCTGGTGCTGGCGAAGGGGCTGGACCGGGAGGAGGCGGCGTTTCACGAGCTGGTGCTGAGGGCGATTGACGGCGGCGATCCGGCACGGACGGGCACAGCTCGGATCCGAGTGACAGTGCTGGACGCGAACGACAACGCGCCCGTGTTCAGCCAGGCGGAGTACACGGTGCGTGTGCCCGAGGACGTGCCCGTGGGCTCCACCCTCATTGCTGTGACGGCCACGGACGCCGACGAGGGGCTGTACGGGCAGGTGAAATACTCGTTGAAAAAAGTGTCAGACATAGCATTGGATATTTTCCATCTGGATTATGAGACTGGAGAGATCACGCTATTGCGAAGCCTGGACTTTGAGGACGGCAACTACCATGAACTTGAGGTGCAGGCACATGATGGTGGAGGACTTTCTGATACGACCAAAATTACGATCACCGTGACAGACGTCAATGACAACATGCCAGAGATATCGGTGAGGTCGGCGATTAGCGAAATCTCGGAGGACGCCCCATCGGGAACAGTGGTTGCCCTGCTGCACGTTCAGGACCGTGACTCGGGGGCGAATGGCGAGGTGCGCTGCTCAATCGACGGGGACGTCCCCTTCCGGCTGCAGAGCTCGCACGGCAGCTACTACAGCGTGGTGACAGCGAGAGAGCTGGACCGGGAGCAGGTGTCGGAGTACAACGTGACGGTGCGGGCGGCCGACGGCGGGTCGCCGGCGCTGCAGAGCAGCGCGGTGCTGGCGCTGCGGGTGCTGGACGTGAACGACAACGCGCCGGTGTTCGCGCAGGAGCGCTACAGCGCGCGGCTGGCGGAGAACAACGCGGCGGGCGCGCTGGTGCTGACGGTGCGCGCGACGGACGCGGACTGGGGGCAGAACGCGCGCGTGCGGTACCGGCTGTGGGAGGGGCGGGTGCGGGGCGCGCCGCTGTCGTCGTACGTGTCGGTGCAGGCGGAGACGGGCGCGCTGTACGCGCTGCGCTCCTTCGACTACGAGGAGGTGCgcgagctggagctgtgggtgcGTGCGGAGGACGGCGGCGCGCCGGCGCTGAGCAGCAACGTGTCGGTGCGGCTGCTGATCGTGGACGAGAACGACAACGCGCCGCAGGTGCTCTACCCGCCCGCGGCTCCGCCTGTGGCATCGGGCAAGGGGGGCTGGTCGGGCGTGGAGCTGGCGCCGCGCTCGTCGGAGCCCGGCGCGCTGGTGGCCAAGGTGGTGGCGGTGGACGCGGACGCGGGTCAGAACGCGTGGCTGTCCTACGAGCTGGCCAAGGCGACGGAGCCGGGGCTGTTCCGCGTGGGGCTGCACAGCGGCGAGGTGCGCACGGCGCGCTTCCCGCTGGCCCGCGACGCGGCGCGCCAGAgcctggtggtggtggtgaaggacCACGGGCGGCCGGCGCTGTCGGCCACGGCCACGCTGAGCGTGGTGCTGGCCGAGAGCGTGGCCGAGCTGCTGGCCGAGCTGGGCAGCGCggccgaggcggcggcgccgggcgaGCCGGCCGGCAGCCTGACGCGCTGGCTCGTGCTGGCCGTGGCCGCCGTGTCCTGCCTGTTCGTcgccttcctgctgctgctgctggcgctgCGCCTGCGCCGCTGGCGCCGCGAGCAGCTGCTGGCGGCCGACAGCGGCGTCTTGCGCGGCGTGCCGGTCTCGCACTTCGTGGGCATCGACGGCGTGCGCGCCTTCCTGCAGTCCTACTCGCACGAGGTGTCGCTCACGGCCGACTCGCGCAAGAGCCAGCTGCGCTTCTCGGGCGGCAGCTGCTGCGACACCCtgccggcccggccgccgcccgACGAGCCCGCGCCGCTGCTCGGGGAGGAGGATATTGCCGGCTCCCGCCCCGCGGATCCCGCCCCTCCCTCGGTGAGTTTGTGGGGCCGAATTCTGTGTGAGATGCTTCCGtctgctgctcctctgttcTTTCTTGCCCTGTTCTGTGTCTTGAGTAGGGAAGATTTGCAGAGAAGGAAGTTCATGGGCACGCTGTGTTCTGGTGCTTCTTTCTGCGGGGGGGTGGGCGTGGGGTTAGTGGTCAACCTTGAAGATGTTAGGTGA